In Paenibacillus algicola, a genomic segment contains:
- the rpmG gene encoding 50S ribosomal protein L33, producing MRVIVTLACTETGDRNYTTTKNKRTHPGRLEMKKYSPRLKKHTLHRETR from the coding sequence ATGAGAGTGATTGTTACCTTGGCTTGCACAGAGACCGGTGATCGAAACTATACAACGACGAAGAACAAGCGGACACATCCGGGCCGCCTGGAGATGAAAAAGTACAGTCCCCGGTTGAAAAAGCATACCCTCCATCGCGAAACCCGATGA
- a CDS encoding cupin domain-containing protein, with protein MDTPIQSFYVHDDGEVPNHPELPVMVYKGVFQDGALSMEAAFKRHGWSGSWSGGIYEEHHYHSNTHEVLGVKAGSATVLVGGDAGQRLELLEGDVLVIPAGVAHKKLESSFDFEVTGAYPNGASPNLRKRDPAQRAQSISEIQNVPIPDQDPVFGEEGPLLHKWVK; from the coding sequence ATGGATACACCGATTCAATCGTTTTATGTGCATGATGATGGAGAAGTCCCGAATCATCCCGAGCTGCCGGTGATGGTTTATAAGGGCGTGTTCCAGGACGGAGCGCTCAGTATGGAAGCAGCCTTTAAACGCCACGGCTGGAGCGGGAGCTGGAGTGGCGGGATCTATGAGGAGCATCACTACCATAGCAATACTCATGAGGTGCTGGGCGTGAAAGCCGGCAGCGCTACAGTGCTGGTCGGTGGAGACGCCGGACAGCGGCTGGAGCTTCTGGAGGGCGACGTGCTTGTCATTCCGGCAGGTGTAGCGCACAAGAAGCTGGAGAGCAGCTTTGACTTTGAGGTCACGGGTGCTTATCCGAACGGAGCCTCTCCAAATCTGCGCAAGCGTGATCCCGCGCAGCGGGCACAGTCCATCTCCGAAATTCAGAACGTGCCGATCCCTGACCAGGACCCCGTCTTCGGCGAAGAAGGACCTCTGCTGCACAAGTGGGTGAAATAG
- a CDS encoding GNAT family N-acetyltransferase, whose amino-acid sequence MPTPFKAYAFQGRIPGDYRQLLLPEHYAYLQQLPAECFAIGIACGEKPAALAVLYRDPGSPEGKLQSFVVAPAWRRRGLGRQLYTLLENWAQQQQLKQIHVEYLAPAAAQLEESKAKPAAGLQDTVSVPARFLQACGFHIPQPGIYVWKGSLKELVQEPRGNRLQLTSSFSVTPFYELSDIERASIKNRVELPYPSILDPFIEEHVIDQEHSLILRQNGNIAGWITVERFNNNTVLLKTMYVKDSCRSKGWGLVLALEACRLLEREGLYENWIGFVEASNPLMARLAIKQLSPLHSVSVEVLWRTSKSI is encoded by the coding sequence ATGCCAACCCCCTTTAAAGCATACGCCTTTCAAGGACGGATACCTGGAGATTATAGGCAGCTGTTGCTTCCCGAGCATTACGCCTACCTCCAGCAGCTGCCAGCAGAGTGCTTCGCTATCGGGATTGCTTGTGGAGAGAAGCCAGCTGCACTTGCGGTTCTCTACAGAGATCCCGGAAGCCCTGAAGGCAAGCTGCAAAGCTTCGTCGTCGCTCCAGCATGGAGACGGCGCGGCCTCGGACGCCAGCTGTACACGCTGCTGGAGAACTGGGCACAACAGCAGCAGCTGAAGCAGATTCATGTGGAATATCTGGCACCTGCAGCCGCCCAGCTTGAAGAAAGCAAGGCGAAACCGGCTGCAGGCTTGCAGGATACCGTCTCGGTGCCAGCCCGCTTCTTGCAGGCCTGCGGCTTTCACATCCCGCAGCCCGGCATATATGTGTGGAAAGGGTCCTTGAAAGAGCTGGTACAGGAGCCCCGCGGGAACAGGCTGCAGCTGACTTCATCCTTTTCGGTCACCCCTTTTTATGAGCTCAGCGACATCGAGAGAGCTTCCATAAAGAACAGGGTAGAGCTTCCTTATCCGTCTATTCTTGACCCTTTTATAGAGGAGCATGTCATAGATCAGGAACACAGCCTGATTCTTCGCCAGAACGGAAATATCGCAGGTTGGATTACGGTAGAACGATTTAACAACAATACCGTGCTGCTAAAAACCATGTATGTAAAGGATTCCTGCCGTTCTAAGGGCTGGGGCCTCGTGCTGGCTTTGGAGGCCTGCCGGCTTCTGGAGCGGGAGGGATTGTATGAGAACTGGATAGGCTTCGTGGAAGCAAGCAACCCTCTCATGGCCCGATTGGCCATAAAGCAGCTATCGCCGCTTCATAGTGTGTCGGTAGAAGTCTTGTGGCGTACCTCTAAATCCATCTGA
- a CDS encoding sodium-dependent transporter — protein MKQQQPQHSLASDKTERFSSRGFILAAIGSSVGLGNMWKFPYITGENGGAAFFLLFILCLVLVGLPVLVAELSIGRTGRGSAASSYSKAGGPKAFRFFGLLQVLAPFLILSFYFIIAGWTVHYAVLSFSGELFQSTDFDGQFGGFVSGYMPLVWHVVVMALTALIVIKGIAGGIEKFNKVLIPALIVLLIILMIRALTLPGAAEGVSFFLKPDFSRLSAEAALVALGHAFFSLSLGMGIMLTFGAYMDKRQSMGSASAAIGAGDLIYAFIAGLIVFPTIASFGIAPDSGPSLVFKALPAAFSAMPLGSFFGGLFFILLAFAALTSTVSLLEVPVSYTMERLRMKRTPAVLLVSALVLLVSLPSLLSFGLSELFTNPGGKSFFDWLDFIASNVLLPIGGLATTIYVGYFWKGASEAAGLRAGWFKIWLFMMRYVAPVLMLLVLLHSSGILTLND, from the coding sequence ATGAAGCAGCAACAACCTCAGCATTCCCTGGCCTCGGACAAGACCGAGCGCTTTTCGTCCCGAGGCTTTATCCTGGCTGCCATCGGCAGCTCAGTCGGCCTCGGCAACATGTGGAAGTTTCCATATATTACGGGAGAGAACGGCGGGGCAGCATTCTTCCTGCTGTTTATTCTCTGTCTCGTGCTGGTCGGTCTGCCTGTGCTGGTCGCAGAGCTTTCCATCGGCCGTACCGGACGCGGCAGCGCCGCCTCCTCGTATAGTAAGGCCGGTGGGCCCAAGGCATTCCGTTTCTTCGGACTGCTGCAGGTGCTGGCACCCTTTCTGATCCTGTCCTTTTATTTCATCATCGCCGGCTGGACGGTGCACTACGCTGTGCTCTCCTTTAGCGGCGAGCTGTTCCAAAGTACGGACTTTGATGGACAATTTGGCGGCTTCGTCAGCGGCTATATGCCATTGGTGTGGCACGTCGTTGTCATGGCGTTAACCGCGCTGATCGTCATTAAAGGCATTGCCGGCGGCATTGAAAAATTCAATAAGGTGCTGATTCCCGCCCTTATCGTGCTGCTCATCATCCTGATGATCCGGGCATTGACCTTGCCGGGCGCTGCAGAAGGCGTCTCCTTCTTCCTGAAGCCCGACTTCTCGCGGCTCTCTGCCGAGGCTGCGCTCGTAGCGCTGGGGCATGCCTTCTTCTCCCTCTCTCTCGGGATGGGAATTATGCTGACCTTCGGCGCGTATATGGATAAGCGCCAATCTATGGGCTCGGCCAGTGCAGCCATTGGCGCCGGGGATCTCATCTATGCTTTTATTGCCGGCCTGATCGTATTTCCGACGATCGCTTCCTTCGGCATTGCGCCGGACAGCGGACCGTCTCTGGTATTTAAGGCTCTTCCGGCTGCGTTCTCCGCAATGCCGCTGGGTTCCTTCTTCGGAGGCTTGTTCTTCATTCTGCTCGCCTTTGCAGCACTAACCTCGACGGTATCACTGCTGGAGGTACCGGTTTCGTATACCATGGAGCGTCTGCGGATGAAAAGAACGCCCGCCGTGCTGCTGGTCTCGGCGCTTGTTCTGCTGGTGAGCCTGCCGTCACTGCTCTCCTTCGGACTGTCGGAGCTGTTTACGAATCCGGGCGGCAAATCATTTTTTGACTGGCTCGACTTTATCGCTTCCAATGTCCTGCTGCCGATTGGCGGACTTGCAACGACGATTTATGTCGGCTATTTCTGGAAAGGCGCGTCTGAAGCCGCAGGGCTTCGGGCAGGCTGGTTCAAGATATGGCTGTTTATGATGCGCTATGTCGCTCCCGTGCTTATGCTGCTGGTCCTGCTGCACTCCTCCGGCATCCTCACACTGAACGATTAA
- a CDS encoding LLM class flavin-dependent oxidoreductase: MEIGISTFVETLPDVHTGETISHAERLREVVEEIVLADQVGLDVYGVGEHHRKDYAASSPAVVLAAAATQTKSIRLTSAVTVLSSADPVRVFQDFATLDGLSNGRAEIMAGRGSFIESFPLFGNDLDDYNELFEEKLQLLLQLREAETITWEGKFRPSIQERGVYPRPVQQPLPVWIGSGGNQESVVRAGLLGLPLVLAIIGGRPAQFAPLVELYQRAAAHAGHDPGKLTVASHSHGFVGDVEEEAVEKFFLPTQAGMNIIGRERGWGHYSRATYDAARSPEGALYVGSPDTVASKIIALRKQVGITRFLLHVPLGTMPHNEVMRAIELLGTEVAPRVRREIAEWEAAQAR, translated from the coding sequence ATGGAAATTGGAATCAGTACATTTGTCGAGACATTGCCTGACGTGCATACCGGAGAGACGATCAGCCATGCCGAGCGCCTGCGGGAGGTCGTGGAAGAGATTGTGCTGGCGGATCAGGTCGGCCTGGATGTGTACGGCGTGGGCGAGCATCACCGTAAGGATTACGCAGCATCCTCTCCTGCAGTCGTGCTGGCGGCCGCCGCAACGCAGACCAAGTCTATTAGGCTGACGAGTGCGGTCACGGTGCTGTCTTCTGCCGACCCGGTGCGGGTCTTTCAGGATTTTGCCACTCTGGATGGCCTTTCAAACGGACGGGCAGAGATTATGGCGGGCCGCGGCTCCTTCATCGAATCTTTTCCGCTGTTCGGCAACGATCTGGACGATTATAACGAGCTGTTCGAAGAGAAGCTGCAGCTGCTATTGCAGCTGCGGGAAGCGGAAACGATTACATGGGAGGGCAAGTTCCGTCCCTCGATCCAGGAACGGGGCGTATACCCGCGCCCGGTGCAGCAGCCGTTGCCGGTATGGATTGGAAGCGGGGGCAACCAGGAATCGGTTGTCCGTGCAGGACTGCTGGGCTTGCCGCTCGTGCTCGCTATAATCGGGGGGCGTCCGGCGCAGTTTGCTCCGCTGGTAGAGCTCTATCAAAGAGCGGCTGCTCATGCCGGGCATGATCCCGGCAAGCTGACAGTTGCATCGCATTCCCACGGCTTTGTGGGCGATGTGGAGGAAGAGGCTGTGGAGAAGTTCTTCCTGCCCACGCAGGCAGGCATGAATATCATTGGCCGCGAGCGCGGATGGGGTCATTACAGCCGTGCCACTTACGACGCCGCTAGAAGCCCGGAGGGCGCCCTGTATGTAGGAAGCCCGGACACGGTAGCGAGCAAGATTATCGCCCTGCGCAAGCAGGTCGGAATCACCCGCTTTCTGCTCCACGTTCCGCTGGGCACCATGCCGCATAACGAAGTGATGCGGGCCATTGAGCTGCTGGGAACCGAGGTAGCGCCAAGAGTACGCAGAGAAATCGCGGAATGGGAAGCAGCGCAAGCCCGGTAG
- a CDS encoding GTP-binding protein translates to MSQPKIPVTVLSGYLGAGKTTLLNHVLNNREGLRVAVIVNDLSEVNIDAELIKGSGGLLRTEEKLVEMSNGCICCTLREDLLKEVAQLAKENRFDYILIESTGIGEPLPVAQTFTYVDEENSIDLTQLCRLDCMVTVVDAYRFWHDFSSGESLLDRQQATGEDDLRDVVDLLIDQVEFCDVLILNKCDLVEESELQRLEGVLSKLQPKAKLVRSAHGKVDIHEILNTNLFDFEEASQSAGWIQELQKESHTPETEEYGISSFVYDRSRPFHPERLLEWLENFSEDVVRAKGNMWLATRPDMATSISQAGPSIRIGPAGHWIAALPVEEQELLRAEEPEAFQGWDEVWGDRSTRIVLIGIDMPVKELTDSLDRCLLTEEEMGADWSLLQDPLPNFEIQEVQA, encoded by the coding sequence ATGTCACAGCCTAAAATACCGGTAACGGTATTGAGCGGGTACCTGGGAGCCGGCAAAACCACATTATTGAATCACGTTCTAAACAACCGCGAAGGCCTCCGGGTGGCCGTCATTGTCAATGATCTCAGTGAGGTCAATATTGACGCAGAGCTCATTAAGGGTTCCGGCGGGTTATTGCGGACGGAGGAGAAGCTTGTTGAGATGTCCAACGGCTGCATCTGCTGCACCCTGAGAGAGGATTTGCTGAAAGAAGTAGCCCAGTTAGCGAAGGAGAATCGGTTTGATTATATTCTCATTGAATCAACGGGTATTGGCGAGCCCCTCCCGGTGGCTCAGACCTTTACGTATGTGGACGAAGAGAATAGCATCGATCTGACACAGCTGTGCCGACTGGATTGCATGGTTACTGTCGTAGATGCTTATCGCTTCTGGCATGATTTCTCTTCCGGGGAGAGTCTGCTGGACCGCCAGCAGGCCACCGGGGAGGATGATCTGCGTGATGTGGTCGATCTGCTTATCGATCAGGTTGAATTCTGCGATGTACTGATACTGAATAAATGCGATCTGGTGGAGGAGTCTGAGCTGCAGCGGCTGGAAGGAGTGCTTTCCAAGCTGCAGCCGAAGGCGAAGCTGGTACGCAGTGCTCACGGTAAAGTAGATATTCATGAAATTCTAAATACGAATCTCTTCGATTTTGAAGAGGCCAGCCAGTCTGCGGGGTGGATTCAGGAGCTGCAGAAGGAAAGCCACACTCCTGAGACCGAAGAATACGGAATTTCCTCCTTCGTCTATGACCGCAGCCGCCCGTTTCATCCGGAGCGCCTGCTGGAGTGGCTGGAGAACTTCTCTGAGGATGTGGTGCGGGCCAAGGGGAATATGTGGCTGGCTACACGCCCTGATATGGCTACGAGCATTTCCCAAGCGGGACCTTCCATTCGGATCGGCCCTGCCGGGCACTGGATTGCTGCGCTTCCTGTGGAAGAGCAGGAGCTGCTGCGTGCGGAAGAGCCGGAAGCCTTTCAGGGCTGGGATGAGGTATGGGGGGATCGCTCGACGCGAATCGTATTGATCGGCATAGATATGCCGGTCAAGGAGCTGACGGATTCCCTGGATCGCTGCCTTTTGACAGAGGAAGAGATGGGTGCGGACTGGAGCCTGTTACAAGATCCTTTGCCGAATTTTGAGATCCAGGAAGTTCAAGCTTAG
- a CDS encoding S-layer homology domain-containing protein: MKTKLLVKVMTTAALLSACALPAYSASANFMDIQHSYAKDAIIELTQKGILKGKSEDRFDPQAEISRQDFAIILARALQLDVTSKPSAPTFTDVPSGNYAYSYVEAAVKAGLLQGQGNQKFGFGQQLSRQDMAVLFTRALGVDAYGKGENLFFTDSSEISGYAKDAVGLASELQLIQGNPDGTFNPKGSADRQSVALMSSRFLKTKQELDNAATPPSELPVPQKPEAPIGSVPYIPSPAPSDPKPAPPVDRTAPVLTLISETSLSVTSPIQVRTSEAGTVYVISASQNPSTREQLEALVQDTKKAAKATVSSSNVETSISTNRLLPGEYKAIAIDAAGNVSSSSAAITLVFNTTEALNTPMLTIGESLNMLTLTFDEELDAAYLPSSSSFELLKYMNGQITEAVDIDRIEVSGNVVQLHITNPLAQDDLIIMNYGASLNLEQAIRSLSGKSIEKFKKINEFDITISAIENIALEIKGEQDSIIITSYPSSNNKIDIRNLVRVYYGSEEALPQYDSVENDFNIEFPYYSSQGYIVLGELKITTEDTDLLFITPPYDRPSGFTISRAAALTEEAIASL, from the coding sequence TTGAAAACAAAATTATTAGTTAAGGTTATGACCACGGCAGCCTTACTCAGTGCTTGTGCATTACCTGCCTACAGCGCATCAGCGAACTTCATGGATATTCAGCATTCATATGCAAAGGATGCGATTATAGAGTTGACGCAGAAAGGCATTCTCAAAGGAAAATCAGAGGATCGATTTGACCCGCAGGCTGAAATCTCAAGGCAAGATTTCGCCATTATTTTGGCTAGAGCGCTTCAGCTCGACGTGACTTCCAAGCCGTCCGCACCCACCTTCACTGATGTACCTTCAGGAAACTATGCCTACTCTTACGTGGAGGCTGCCGTCAAGGCCGGACTGCTGCAAGGACAAGGAAACCAAAAATTTGGTTTTGGACAGCAGCTGTCAAGACAGGACATGGCCGTGCTTTTCACTCGTGCTCTCGGTGTTGACGCTTATGGCAAGGGAGAGAATTTGTTTTTTACAGATTCCAGCGAGATTTCCGGTTACGCCAAGGATGCGGTCGGCTTAGCGTCTGAACTTCAGCTGATTCAGGGCAATCCCGATGGTACCTTTAATCCGAAAGGCAGTGCTGACCGGCAGTCGGTCGCTTTGATGTCCAGCCGTTTTCTGAAAACCAAGCAAGAGCTGGACAATGCTGCAACTCCGCCATCAGAGTTACCCGTGCCGCAAAAGCCTGAAGCCCCTATCGGATCTGTCCCTTATATTCCTTCTCCGGCACCGAGCGATCCCAAACCGGCTCCACCGGTTGATCGCACTGCCCCCGTGCTCACATTAATATCTGAAACTTCTCTTTCCGTTACATCTCCTATCCAGGTACGTACTTCCGAAGCAGGTACGGTCTATGTTATTTCTGCATCTCAGAATCCTTCTACACGCGAACAGCTTGAAGCTCTTGTTCAAGACACCAAAAAAGCTGCCAAAGCAACGGTCTCCTCATCTAATGTAGAAACCAGCATTTCAACGAACCGGTTACTCCCCGGAGAGTACAAAGCTATTGCGATAGATGCCGCCGGGAACGTATCTTCTTCATCTGCAGCCATCACTCTTGTGTTCAACACCACCGAAGCTCTGAATACCCCGATGTTGACCATCGGCGAATCTTTAAATATGTTGACTCTCACGTTCGATGAAGAGCTAGATGCGGCTTACCTTCCGAGCTCAAGCTCCTTTGAACTCTTAAAATATATGAACGGCCAAATTACCGAAGCCGTGGATATTGACCGTATTGAAGTGTCCGGAAATGTAGTTCAGCTTCATATTACAAATCCGCTTGCGCAGGACGACCTTATTATAATGAACTATGGGGCTTCTTTAAATCTTGAGCAAGCTATCCGCAGCCTTAGCGGTAAATCCATCGAAAAGTTTAAGAAAATAAACGAATTTGACATCACGATTTCTGCTATTGAGAATATTGCTTTAGAAATAAAAGGGGAACAGGATTCCATTATTATTACTAGTTACCCAAGTAGTAATAATAAGATCGACATTAGAAACTTAGTACGTGTATATTATGGATCTGAAGAGGCTTTACCCCAATATGACTCTGTCGAAAATGATTTTAATATTGAATTTCCATACTACAGTAGTCAAGGTTATATTGTTCTTGGCGAGCTTAAAATCACAACCGAGGATACGGATCTGTTATTCATAACGCCGCCTTACGATAGACCATCTGGGTTTACTATCAGTAGAGCAGCCGCACTCACAGAAGAAGCAATAGCCTCTCTCTAG
- a CDS encoding SDR family oxidoreductase yields the protein MKALFIGGTGTISSAITTSLLEQGCELYLLNRGNRNDQLPEGARLLQGDIHDEDHVRGLIQELEFDVVADFIAFHHSDVERDYRLFQGKTKQFIFISSASAYQTPLSHYHITEGTPLSNPHWEYSRNKIACEEYLIKQYREHGFPVTIVRPSHTYDERALPLGVHGSKGSWQVAKRMLEDKPVIIHGDGTSLWTMTHNRDFAKGFIGLMGNIHAIGEAVHITSDETVTWNQIYEMIADALGVKLHAVHISSHFLAACDLEFQGSLLGDKANSVVFDNSKLKRLVPGFAATTRLDQGIRETVAHILQHEELQPSDEAFDAWCDQVISAIQAAARSLQS from the coding sequence ATGAAAGCGCTGTTTATCGGAGGTACCGGAACGATTAGCTCGGCGATCACCACTTCTCTGCTGGAGCAGGGCTGTGAGCTGTATCTACTGAATCGGGGCAACCGCAACGACCAGCTGCCGGAGGGAGCACGCCTTCTTCAAGGTGATATTCATGATGAAGACCATGTACGCGGGCTGATCCAAGAGCTGGAGTTTGATGTGGTTGCGGACTTCATTGCGTTCCATCACTCAGACGTTGAACGGGATTATCGTCTGTTTCAGGGCAAAACCAAGCAGTTTATATTCATCAGCTCTGCCTCGGCCTATCAGACGCCGCTCTCGCATTATCACATTACAGAAGGCACTCCATTATCTAATCCGCATTGGGAATATTCCCGCAACAAGATCGCTTGTGAAGAATATCTGATCAAGCAATATCGGGAGCACGGCTTTCCGGTCACCATTGTCCGGCCCAGCCATACCTACGATGAGCGTGCACTCCCGCTGGGCGTGCATGGAAGCAAAGGCTCGTGGCAGGTTGCGAAGCGCATGCTGGAGGACAAGCCGGTCATTATTCATGGAGACGGAACATCCCTGTGGACCATGACGCACAACCGTGATTTTGCAAAGGGCTTTATCGGGCTTATGGGCAATATTCACGCGATCGGGGAGGCCGTTCACATTACGTCTGATGAAACGGTCACCTGGAATCAAATTTATGAAATGATTGCGGATGCGCTGGGCGTCAAGCTGCACGCGGTTCACATATCCTCTCATTTCCTTGCTGCCTGTGATCTGGAGTTCCAAGGCTCTCTGCTGGGGGATAAGGCGAATTCCGTCGTCTTCGATAATAGCAAGCTCAAACGACTCGTTCCAGGCTTTGCGGCAACGACCCGGCTGGATCAAGGAATTCGGGAGACGGTAGCTCATATTTTGCAGCACGAGGAGCTCCAGCCATCCGATGAAGCCTTTGACGCCTGGTGCGACCAGGTCATCTCTGCCATTCAGGCTGCGGCCCGGAGTCTGCAGAGCTAG
- a CDS encoding sodium/glutamate symporter, producing MELNPVLVAFVILGILLAAGHALRVRSALLQRYFIPASLIAGLLGLLLGKDVLGQGASLLGLSALSGGLYSEDVLQVMTGITDISITLIFAALFLGKPIPRLKKMWNQAGPHLSYGMTIGWGQYVLGLLLFLLILGPLFDISPLAGALIEISLQGGTGTAAGLRSTFESLGFPEGVDIAMGLSASSIILGLVTGVLFVNYTVRKGYTSHAKKAEDRTQAEKEGRFEEEHIPAAEKTTRAEAMDSLTANLVAVFLAIGAGMLLQQSLVWLEQVTWGSAYEVYIVKHIPLFPLALVGGVLVQWVYGRFLPFPLIDRGMMLRIQGVALDLMIVSAIVSISLSQIGQHIFVFLILLLFGLGWNWFGIFVIAKKMMPDHWAERSALEYGQSTAMTTTGLLLLQMVDPEKKTPAFDSFGYKQVIFEPFLGGGLFTAASMPLIATFGPVPVLIGAALLMVIWGALGIFYFGKGSGASRPDA from the coding sequence ATGGAACTCAATCCGGTACTTGTAGCCTTCGTCATTCTTGGCATTCTGCTGGCCGCCGGGCATGCACTGAGAGTCAGGTCCGCTCTGCTGCAGCGTTATTTCATTCCCGCCTCGTTAATCGCCGGCCTGCTTGGCCTGCTGCTGGGGAAAGATGTGCTCGGTCAGGGCGCCTCGCTGCTGGGCCTGTCCGCGCTGTCCGGGGGATTGTATTCGGAGGATGTCCTGCAGGTGATGACGGGGATTACAGACATTTCGATCACCTTGATTTTTGCCGCGTTGTTTCTGGGGAAGCCCATTCCTCGCCTGAAAAAAATGTGGAACCAGGCCGGGCCCCATCTATCCTACGGCATGACGATCGGCTGGGGACAGTATGTACTGGGGCTGCTGTTATTCCTCCTTATTCTTGGTCCTTTATTTGATATCAGTCCGCTAGCGGGAGCCTTGATTGAAATCAGCCTGCAGGGCGGAACCGGCACGGCGGCGGGCCTGCGCAGCACCTTCGAAAGCCTCGGCTTCCCGGAGGGCGTGGACATCGCGATGGGCCTGTCTGCCTCCAGCATTATTCTGGGACTGGTCACGGGCGTGCTGTTTGTGAACTACACGGTCCGCAAGGGCTACACCTCTCATGCCAAAAAAGCAGAGGATCGCACACAGGCGGAGAAGGAAGGGCGCTTCGAGGAGGAGCATATCCCTGCCGCTGAAAAAACAACCCGTGCTGAAGCCATGGACTCCCTGACCGCCAATCTCGTGGCCGTATTTCTGGCCATTGGGGCCGGGATGCTGCTGCAGCAGAGTCTCGTATGGCTGGAGCAGGTCACCTGGGGCAGTGCCTACGAGGTTTACATTGTGAAGCATATTCCGCTGTTTCCATTGGCGCTGGTGGGAGGCGTGCTCGTGCAGTGGGTGTACGGCCGCTTTCTCCCTTTTCCGCTCATCGACCGGGGCATGATGCTTCGTATTCAGGGCGTCGCTCTGGATCTCATGATCGTCTCCGCCATTGTCTCCATCTCGCTGTCGCAAATCGGCCAGCATATTTTCGTATTTCTCATTCTGCTGCTGTTCGGCCTTGGCTGGAATTGGTTCGGAATCTTTGTTATCGCCAAAAAAATGATGCCCGACCACTGGGCCGAGCGCTCCGCCCTGGAATACGGACAGTCCACCGCGATGACGACAACGGGACTTTTACTGCTGCAGATGGTCGATCCGGAGAAAAAAACGCCGGCCTTTGACAGCTTTGGGTACAAGCAGGTCATCTTTGAGCCGTTTCTCGGCGGCGGCCTGTTCACTGCGGCTTCCATGCCGCTGATCGCCACCTTCGGTCCGGTGCCGGTGCTCATTGGCGCAGCCCTGCTCATGGTCATCTGGGGCGCGCTGGGCATCTTCTATTTCGGCAAAGGATCTGGAGCATCCCGGCCTGACGCATAA
- a CDS encoding aldo/keto reductase: MRTITLGASQLKVPAVAVGCMRINALSPKEAETFVQTAMEQGAHFFDHADIYGGGECEEIFADAIHMNSDVRERILLQSKCGIRPGSFDFSKEHILSSVDGILQRLRTDYLDVLLLHRPDTLVEPEEVAEAFDQLERSGKVRHFGVSNQNPMQIQLLQKYVKKPLVANQLQFSITNTTMIDSGLNVNMENEAAVNRDGSVLDFCRLHDITIQPWSPFQYGFFEGVFLGSDKFPELNARIDEVAQRYNVSSTAMAIAWILRHPAGMQPVVGTTNLERLKDCCEAADITITREEWYDIYRAAGNILP, from the coding sequence ATGAGAACCATAACATTAGGCGCAAGCCAGCTAAAGGTTCCGGCGGTCGCCGTGGGCTGCATGCGGATCAATGCACTAAGTCCCAAGGAAGCCGAAACCTTTGTACAGACCGCGATGGAGCAGGGAGCTCATTTTTTTGACCATGCGGATATCTATGGCGGCGGCGAGTGCGAAGAAATCTTTGCCGATGCCATACATATGAACAGTGACGTGCGCGAACGCATCCTGCTGCAATCCAAATGCGGAATTCGTCCGGGCAGCTTCGACTTCTCCAAGGAGCATATATTGAGCTCGGTAGACGGGATTTTACAGCGCCTGCGTACCGATTATCTGGATGTGCTGCTGCTGCATCGCCCGGACACTCTGGTAGAGCCGGAGGAGGTTGCCGAGGCCTTTGATCAGCTGGAGCGCTCCGGCAAGGTGCGGCACTTTGGCGTATCCAATCAGAATCCGATGCAAATCCAGCTCCTGCAAAAATATGTGAAGAAGCCGCTGGTCGCGAATCAGCTTCAGTTCAGCATAACAAATACAACCATGATTGACAGCGGCTTGAACGTCAATATGGAGAACGAAGCTGCGGTCAACCGCGATGGCAGTGTACTGGATTTTTGCCGACTGCATGACATCACGATTCAGCCGTGGTCTCCGTTCCAGTACGGATTCTTCGAAGGCGTATTCCTGGGAAGTGACAAGTTCCCGGAACTGAACGCAAGGATTGATGAAGTGGCACAGCGCTACAATGTCAGCAGCACGGCCATGGCGATTGCGTGGATTCTCCGCCATCCGGCGGGCATGCAGCCTGTGGTTGGCACGACGAACCTGGAGCGATTGAAGGACTGCTGCGAGGCCGCCGACATCACCATAACCCGGGAAGAATGGTATGACATCTACCGGGCGGCAGGCAATATTCTTCCATAG